The DNA region ATCTTGTAAATAATTTTATATTTGATAACATCCTTAAAGAAGTGCCAACAAGTTTTACAAAAAGTAAAAAACTTACTACTATGTGTTCAATACATAATAGACTTAAACAATATGTTACTTGTTCATTTGAATACAATGATATAAATGTAGTTTTAATTGAAGTTGAATCTGAACATAATGATTTTGCAACTTGGGTTATTACTTCTGAAAAGGAAATATCAGAAGAGAATAGTACTGAACTCCTTAAAATGAGGTTTACTGAGTTAGAAATTCTACAAAAGATTAAAGATAAATACAACAATTTAAATAACCAAATTTTTTTCACATATAGACATGCTCAAGTCAATGATGAAAATGAACATGAAGAAGTACTTGAAAGATGGTTATTGAGATTATTATATAAAATTAATGACAAATAATTCTTAGAATAAATTTTCTTTTTATATAAAAATGCATTATTTCTTATTTTTAGAGAGTATTCTATATAATATAATTATTAAAAAATAAGTTAAAGTAATTATGGGAGAAATAAAATTGCAATTTAAAGTTTTAAATTCATTACCAAGTTCATCCAGTACTGATACAGTTTATTTAATAAATGATAACTGGGACGATTGGTTTGAGTTTGAGACACTTTATCAACTATTTTATGATGACTCGAATAATTACAGACATACACTTGGATATGTTAAAATAGGCCAATTTGGGATGGTAAGAGAACAAAGAAGAGCTTCTTTACCTGAAAATTTTAGTAATTTAAATGAAAACTTTTTTTCATTAGGTCAAGATGAAAGTTATTATCAAATATTAAAAGATTTTGATAATGAAATTGGATATAATATATTAATTGCACTTAAAGATATTGCTTATGATTTAGAGCTATTTGAAAAAGCACAACAGGAAAGAGTTACAAAAGTGTCTTTATTAAGAGATGTTCCAGTTAATACTGTAAAAGAGCAATTTAACAGATTAGCACATGGTGGTGAGGAATTAACAAGTTATGACTTTACCTATACCGCTCCAAAACCAAAGAATACTGATTTATATGTACAATTATCATTTAATGTTCAGCCAAGATCTAATCCTCCAACAAATGTTCATGTTGTCATTGGCAGAAATGGTGTAGGGAAAACGCATTTATTAAATAATATTCTTAACTCTTTATTATCAAGTGAGAAAACTACTAAATATGGAATTTTTGATGCTACTAAAGCAACATTATTTGCAAACGTAGTTTCCGTATCATTTAGTGCTTTTGATGAAAATGAACCAATAAAAGAGCAAAAAGATAAGACAAAAGGACTACAATATTCCTATATTGGACTCAAGAGAATTAAAAAAGGTGA from Malaciobacter molluscorum LMG 25693 includes:
- a CDS encoding AAA family ATPase; its protein translation is MQFKVLNSLPSSSSTDTVYLINDNWDDWFEFETLYQLFYDDSNNYRHTLGYVKIGQFGMVREQRRASLPENFSNLNENFFSLGQDESYYQILKDFDNEIGYNILIALKDIAYDLELFEKAQQERVTKVSLLRDVPVNTVKEQFNRLAHGGEELTSYDFTYTAPKPKNTDLYVQLSFNVQPRSNPPTNVHVVIGRNGVGKTHLLNNILNSLLSSEKTTKYGIFDATKATLFANVVSVSFSAFDENEPIKEQKDKTKGLQYSYIGLKRIKKGDEKDNLPKSPFMLANEFIKSLKNCQLGTKKERWINAINFLKSDPMFQEANISSLIDLDEQSFEIQTREIFKKLSSGHKIVLLTITRLVETVKEKTLVMLDEPESHLHPPLLSAFVRSLSELLILRNGVAIIATHSPVILQEVPKSCAWILNRSGISAKAERPERETFGENVGILTHEVFGLEVTNAGFYNLLKTSVNENDNYEELISGFNGQIGTEAKAISRALINIRNSNGTP